A genomic region of Alphaproteobacteria bacterium GM7ARS4 contains the following coding sequences:
- a CDS encoding DNA-directed RNA polymerase subunit alpha — MIEQNWKTLIKPRKRDIVGVGGSATRKGQMIIEPLERGFGITLGNALRRVLLSSLQGSAVTSIHINNVLHEFSSIDGVIEDVTNIVLNIKTLRLSLTSETPTKLVLRGQKAGVLRAKHCEKNHKVDILDPEHPLCTLDSDVDFSMEMTVEKGKGYVVAGSVKDKALPLGTIPVDALFSPILHVRYHVEDARIGQMTDYDRLVMDVETDGSITPEDALGYAARILQDQLQVFIHFEEPKHVVEQKTEKEFPFHKALLYKVDDLELSVRSANCLKSEHLKIDYIGDLVQKTEADLLHTPNFGRKSLDEIKETLHTMGLSLGMHVDNWPPENIEELAKKAEEGY; from the coding sequence ATGATAGAACAGAATTGGAAGACACTTATTAAGCCTCGCAAGAGGGATATTGTTGGTGTCGGTGGCAGCGCAACAAGAAAGGGGCAGATGATTATTGAGCCTCTGGAGCGTGGCTTTGGTATCACCCTTGGTAATGCTTTGCGTCGAGTCTTACTTTCCTCTTTACAGGGGAGTGCCGTCACATCTATCCATATCAATAATGTCTTACATGAGTTTTCCTCTATCGACGGCGTCATCGAGGATGTGACGAACATTGTCTTAAATATCAAGACATTGCGTCTTTCGCTCACGTCAGAGACGCCCACCAAACTTGTTCTCAGAGGACAGAAGGCGGGTGTGTTGCGCGCCAAACATTGCGAGAAAAACCATAAAGTCGACATTCTCGACCCCGAGCATCCTCTATGCACCCTTGATAGCGATGTTGATTTCTCTATGGAAATGACTGTGGAGAAGGGAAAAGGGTATGTCGTTGCGGGAAGCGTCAAAGACAAAGCGTTGCCTTTAGGGACAATTCCTGTGGATGCGCTCTTTTCGCCCATTCTCCATGTGCGTTACCATGTGGAGGATGCGCGTATTGGTCAGATGACAGATTATGACCGTCTGGTGATGGACGTAGAGACAGATGGCTCTATCACGCCTGAGGATGCGTTGGGATATGCCGCGCGCATTCTTCAAGACCAGCTACAGGTCTTCATTCATTTCGAAGAGCCAAAACATGTTGTGGAGCAAAAGACAGAGAAAGAATTTCCGTTCCACAAAGCCTTGCTCTACAAGGTTGATGATTTAGAATTGTCTGTGCGTTCCGCCAATTGCCTCAAAAGTGAGCATCTCAAGATTGATTATATAGGGGATCTTGTGCAAAAGACGGAGGCGGACCTTTTACACACACCTAATTTTGGGCGTAAATCCCTCGATGAAATCAAGGAGACATTGCACACGATGGGACTCTCTTTAGGCATGCATGTCGATAATTGGCCTCCCGAGAACATAGAGGAGCTCGCTAAAAAGGCTGAGGAGGGCTACTAA
- the rpsK gene encoding 30S ribosomal protein S11, whose amino-acid sequence MATAHQSNKGGERIKKRQRKNIVAGIAHVRATFNNTIVTIADNAGNTISWASAGGEGFRGSRKSTPYAAQMAAEKAGRRAQEHGMKTLNVRINGPGSGRESALRALKAIGFIIQSIRDVTPIPHNGCRPPKRRRV is encoded by the coding sequence ATGGCAACAGCACACCAGAGCAACAAGGGAGGCGAGCGTATCAAGAAACGGCAACGTAAAAATATCGTGGCGGGGATTGCCCATGTCCGCGCAACATTCAACAACACCATTGTTACAATAGCGGACAACGCTGGCAACACGATCTCATGGGCGTCAGCGGGAGGAGAAGGATTTCGTGGTTCTCGCAAGTCAACGCCATACGCAGCGCAGATGGCGGCAGAAAAGGCTGGGCGGCGTGCCCAAGAGCACGGCATGAAGACACTTAATGTGCGTATCAATGGGCCTGGCTCTGGGCGTGAGTCGGCGCTACGCGCCCTCAAAGCCATTGGCTTTATTATTCAATCTATCCGCGATGTGACGCCTATTCCCCATAATGGTTGTCGCCCACCAAAGAGGAGGCGTGTCTGA
- the rpsM gene encoding 30S ribosomal protein S13, giving the protein MARIAGINIPSNKRVAVSLTYIHGIGHKIGRDICHKAGIGELERVKDLSDAQIAKIRDVIDHDYKVEGDLRRDVSVNMKRLMDTGCYRGLRHRKGLPTRGQRTHTNARTRKGRARPITGKKM; this is encoded by the coding sequence ATGGCACGTATCGCAGGTATCAATATCCCAAGCAACAAGAGGGTTGCCGTCTCCCTCACCTATATTCACGGGATAGGGCATAAAATTGGACGCGACATATGTCACAAGGCTGGTATCGGAGAATTGGAACGGGTTAAGGATTTGAGCGACGCGCAGATCGCAAAAATACGTGATGTCATCGACCATGACTATAAGGTAGAGGGTGATTTGCGCAGGGACGTCTCCGTCAATATGAAACGTCTTATGGATACGGGCTGTTATCGCGGCCTGAGGCATCGCAAGGGTCTTCCCACCCGTGGCCAGCGCACCCATACCAACGCTAGAACGCGCAAAGGACGAGCGCGCCCCATCACAGGAAAGAAGATGTAG
- a CDS encoding adenylate kinase, with protein sequence MNILLIGPPGAGKGTQALYLEKTYDFQWLATGDILRNEVAKESPLGKNVAAILDRGELVPDHTMIDILRQRMATIGSQHQKGFILDGFPRTKAQASALEAMLDAQHMTLDAIIVMDVEDEDIIQRISHRFHCTQCHYVYNALFHKPRREGRCDRCGATTFGQRRDDKGDVVRHRLKSYHKEVSALLPFYEHGKSKKKVFHIDAMQAIRDVHAQLEHVLLRAEESKRCVK encoded by the coding sequence TTGAATATCCTTCTCATAGGGCCTCCCGGTGCAGGGAAGGGGACACAAGCACTCTATCTAGAGAAGACGTATGACTTTCAATGGCTCGCTACGGGTGACATATTACGCAACGAAGTCGCTAAGGAGTCGCCTTTAGGAAAAAATGTGGCCGCCATTCTCGACAGGGGAGAGCTCGTCCCCGACCATACCATGATCGATATCCTCAGGCAGAGAATGGCAACAATAGGTTCTCAACATCAAAAAGGCTTTATCCTCGATGGCTTCCCACGCACAAAAGCACAAGCCAGCGCCTTAGAGGCCATGCTCGACGCCCAGCATATGACACTGGATGCCATTATTGTGATGGATGTGGAGGATGAAGACATTATTCAGCGGATAAGCCATCGTTTTCACTGCACACAATGTCATTATGTCTATAACGCGCTTTTTCACAAACCTCGACGCGAAGGTCGATGCGACCGTTGTGGCGCGACAACATTCGGCCAACGTCGTGATGATAAAGGAGATGTGGTGCGCCACCGCCTTAAGAGCTACCACAAGGAGGTGAGTGCTCTCCTTCCATTTTATGAACATGGTAAAAGCAAGAAAAAAGTCTTTCATATTGATGCCATGCAGGCTATACGTGACGTACACGCACAATTGGAACATGTGCTCTTGAGGGCAGAAGAGTCCAAGCGGTGCGTAAAATAA
- the secY gene encoding preprotein translocase subunit SecY — protein sequence MASVAERLASNVNFGVLAKAETLKKRLWFTLGALIVYRIGSYIPIPGIDPAALEDVFSQNAGGILGMFDMFAGGALGRMTIFALNIIPYISASIIMQLLAATTPRLNQLKKEGEAGRKIINQYTRYGTVFLSALQGYGVAIGLESLQSSVGSVVIEPGALFRYSTVITLVGGTIFLMWLGEQITQRGIGNGISLIIFAGIVANLPQALVSTLDLGRSGALSTGLLFFFLVMAIVVIAFIVFMERAQRRLIVQYPKRQVGNKIVGQQSNHMPLKLNSAGVIPPIFASSLLLLPSTVGQLNASGGPEWLYEFSTLLGGPGQPVYTSIYMALIIFFAFFYTALVFNPQETAENLRKNGGYIPGIRPGAHTADHIDYILTRLTTVGSIYLAAVCLLPEYLIAEYALPFYFGGTSLLIVVSVSMDTMSQVQSHLIVHQYEALIKNARIRGARRR from the coding sequence ATGGCATCAGTCGCCGAACGTCTTGCCTCCAACGTCAATTTTGGGGTTTTAGCGAAAGCCGAGACGCTGAAAAAGCGCCTATGGTTTACGTTGGGTGCGTTGATTGTTTATAGGATTGGCTCATATATTCCCATTCCGGGTATCGACCCAGCAGCATTGGAAGATGTCTTTTCACAGAATGCTGGCGGTATTCTTGGAATGTTCGATATGTTTGCTGGCGGCGCCTTAGGGCGCATGACGATTTTTGCTCTGAATATCATTCCTTATATTTCTGCATCAATTATCATGCAGCTGCTGGCGGCGACGACACCTCGTCTCAATCAGTTGAAAAAGGAAGGAGAGGCAGGACGTAAAATCATCAACCAATATACGCGCTATGGCACCGTTTTCTTATCGGCATTACAAGGATATGGCGTTGCCATCGGTTTAGAAAGCCTACAATCCTCTGTCGGGTCTGTGGTGATCGAGCCGGGGGCGCTCTTCCGCTATTCCACAGTGATTACCCTTGTTGGGGGAACAATTTTCCTCATGTGGCTCGGTGAGCAAATCACACAACGTGGCATTGGCAATGGCATATCGCTCATCATTTTTGCTGGCATTGTCGCCAATCTACCCCAAGCCCTTGTAAGCACGTTAGATTTAGGCCGAAGTGGCGCGCTCTCTACGGGGTTGCTCTTCTTTTTTCTTGTGATGGCTATCGTTGTCATCGCCTTCATTGTGTTCATGGAGAGAGCACAGCGTCGGCTCATCGTGCAATATCCCAAGCGTCAAGTGGGCAATAAGATTGTTGGACAGCAAAGCAATCATATGCCCCTTAAGTTGAATTCAGCGGGGGTGATTCCTCCTATTTTTGCTAGTTCCCTTCTTCTTCTGCCCTCCACTGTTGGCCAGCTCAATGCCTCTGGCGGTCCTGAGTGGCTCTACGAATTCTCGACATTATTGGGTGGTCCCGGCCAGCCCGTCTATACGAGTATCTATATGGCGCTCATTATCTTTTTTGCCTTTTTTTATACAGCGCTCGTTTTTAATCCCCAAGAGACGGCAGAAAATTTGCGTAAGAATGGCGGCTATATCCCTGGTATCCGCCCTGGTGCCCATACTGCTGACCATATCGACTATATCCTCACGCGTCTCACAACGGTAGGCTCTATCTATCTTGCTGCTGTATGCCTATTACCCGAATATCTTATTGCTGAATATGCTCTCCCCTTTTACTTCGGTGGAACATCCCTTTTGATTGTTGTCAGCGTCAGCATGGACACCATGTCGCAAGTACAGTCCCACCTCATTGTTCACCAATATGAAGCCCTCATAAAAAATGCGCGCATAAGAGGAGCGAGAAGACGTTGA
- a CDS encoding 50S ribosomal protein L15 has translation MHLNMLRDNKGAMKASVRVGRGSGSGKGKTCGRGMKGQKSRSGVAIKGFEGGQMPIHMRLPKRGFRPYGRKTFHLVSLSTLTNAIKKGTLKGDKVITEQTLSQQGIISGQKDGVRLLGDGAASLSHQLTIEVTYASKSAVKAVEEKGGTVRILRKDKGAVSAHKKDGRKEGTSGTKATKRKSQEA, from the coding sequence ATGCACCTCAATATGTTGCGTGATAATAAGGGGGCGATGAAGGCGTCGGTACGTGTCGGACGAGGGTCGGGCTCTGGCAAGGGGAAAACATGTGGAAGGGGGATGAAGGGGCAGAAGTCGCGCTCTGGCGTTGCCATCAAAGGTTTTGAGGGCGGACAGATGCCTATCCACATGCGCCTGCCAAAGAGGGGCTTTCGCCCCTACGGACGCAAGACTTTTCATCTTGTCTCTCTATCGACTCTCACCAACGCCATCAAAAAAGGGACATTAAAAGGCGACAAGGTAATTACAGAACAGACCCTCTCGCAACAAGGGATTATATCGGGACAGAAAGATGGGGTGCGCTTGTTGGGGGATGGGGCCGCATCCCTATCCCATCAATTGACAATAGAGGTTACCTACGCTAGTAAGAGTGCCGTCAAAGCCGTTGAAGAAAAGGGAGGAACTGTCCGTATTTTGAGAAAAGATAAAGGCGCGGTCTCTGCCCATAAGAAAGATGGCCGTAAAGAAGGCACATCGGGGACAAAGGCAACAAAACGAAAGAGTCAGGAGGCATAG
- the rpmD gene encoding 50S ribosomal protein L30 codes for MARKIRVTRIRSGIRKPADQKATLVGLGLNRLWRCRTLEDTPSVRGMIRKVSHLVRVEKDGG; via the coding sequence ATGGCACGCAAGATAAGAGTCACACGTATCAGGAGCGGCATTCGCAAGCCCGCTGACCAAAAGGCGACATTGGTTGGTTTAGGTCTCAACCGCCTTTGGCGTTGTCGCACCCTTGAGGATACGCCATCCGTGCGTGGCATGATTCGCAAAGTCTCTCACTTGGTGCGTGTAGAGAAGGATGGAGGCTAA
- the rpsE gene encoding 30S ribosomal protein S5 has translation MVDEQKEEHTQPADLAFDNVLKDKEDVKASKAGQKTQETQDTKKTSSDTSSDRGVSPSRRTAKRTAKTIEGEKKEEQRTGRQKASQAEEAQGEGDKRDKRSSRRGSARRHSKEESDLIERVISNNRVSKVVKGGRRFSVSTLVVVGNGQGKVGIGTGKARETGEATRKAFTEARAHMIDVQLTGDKTIHHDMKGHFGAGKVVLRRAKRGTGIIAGGPMRAIFEALGVEDIVAKSIGSSNPHNMVRATLDALQKTSSPRQVGDRRNILFETPRTSSRATKRTKTKTK, from the coding sequence ATGGTAGACGAACAAAAAGAAGAACATACTCAGCCTGCTGACCTTGCTTTTGATAACGTCTTGAAGGACAAAGAGGACGTGAAGGCCTCGAAGGCGGGACAAAAAACGCAAGAGACACAAGACACAAAGAAGACGTCCTCTGACACGTCCTCTGACAGGGGCGTGTCTCCATCTCGTAGGACAGCAAAAAGGACAGCGAAGACGATAGAGGGTGAAAAAAAGGAGGAACAGCGCACGGGACGTCAGAAGGCGTCACAAGCAGAAGAGGCGCAAGGGGAAGGGGACAAGCGAGATAAACGTAGCTCAAGGCGAGGGAGTGCGAGGAGACACAGCAAGGAGGAGAGCGATCTCATTGAACGTGTTATCTCTAACAATCGTGTCTCTAAAGTGGTTAAGGGCGGCAGGCGGTTTAGCGTATCGACTCTTGTCGTTGTCGGCAATGGGCAAGGCAAAGTCGGCATTGGCACAGGCAAGGCTCGAGAAACAGGTGAGGCAACACGCAAAGCGTTCACGGAAGCCCGTGCGCATATGATAGACGTCCAATTGACAGGAGATAAAACAATTCACCATGATATGAAGGGACATTTTGGTGCGGGGAAGGTTGTCTTGCGTCGCGCAAAAAGGGGAACAGGTATCATTGCTGGCGGCCCCATGCGCGCTATTTTTGAGGCGTTAGGCGTGGAAGATATCGTCGCTAAATCTATTGGTTCATCTAATCCGCATAATATGGTAAGAGCCACGTTGGATGCGCTACAGAAGACATCATCGCCACGGCAAGTCGGGGACAGACGCAACATTCTCTTCGAGACACCGAGAACATCTTCTCGAGCGACCAAGAGAACAAAGACGAAAACGAAATAG